The DNA window AGGAGCGCATCCGTGCCCGATGGCAGCTACGCGTTCGAGCCGTCGAGTGCGGGCGTCGACTTCAAGAGCCTGGGCGCGCTGCTCGGTACCTGCGCCGCACAGTACCGAAACCCGAGCGGCAAACCCGTGTTCGACTGCAAGAAGGTCGCGGCTGGGAACTGAAGCTGGGTCGGGGCTGCCGCTTCACGCAGTCGAGGCTGCGGGCGCGCGTGGAGCTCGCGCCGGCCGAAATACGCCGCGAGGTTCTTCGAGCTCCCGTGCCAAGCCGCTCACGGATGCGACTGCGGCGCGCTGCCGAGTTCGAGTAGTCTCACGTCGTGCCCTCCACGCTCCGTGTGCTCCTGGCTCTGGCAGTCGCCGTCGGCTGCAGCCCGGCACCCGCGCCGCCGGCACTGAGCGCACCGCCGGAACGCGCCGCAACGAGCGCGCCGAACCCCGGGCCCACGGCAGCTCCTTCCCCACCCCCGACAGCGTCCGGCTCCGCAGCCCCGCCACCGGCACCCGCCTGGGAAGAGTCTCCGCTGAAGCGTTTGCCCCCGGAGTTCGTCACCTTCGGCGAGAGCCCGCGCCTCGAGTGCGGCAAGTTTGTCCTCGAGGCGCTGACGGATGCTTCGAGCAACAACGAACCGTACGTTCGTGTCACGGCTCACAACGGCAAGCCAATCTACCAGGCCAAAGGCCGAGAGTACTCGGTCGGGCGCGGCGAGCCGCGCATGCGTATGTCGCTGCTCGCCGACTGGTGTGGTGATCTCACCGGGGACGGCGTTCCGGAGCTCTTGCTCACCGAACGCACGATGGGGGCCCACTGCTGTTACACCCACTACGTCGTGTCGCTGACCTCGCCGACGCATCGCCTGTTGATGTGGGAGAAGGGCGACGGCGGACACGGCGTGCTGCCGGTGAAGCTCAAGCCCGGAGCGACCTGGCAGCTGCTCAGCTGGGACATCATCGACCCGCCGTTTTCGGTCGCCGCGGGAGACCCGGTCTTGTCCTACGCCACCACACCGTCGTTCCCCATCGTGTTCGATCTGGTCGGCGGCAAGTACCAAAAACATACGTTCGCATTCGGAGCAGCGCTCGCCAAGCGTCGCGAAGCGGAGCGTGCCGAGTGCCGCGACAAACCCGCTCAGTGCGAGCTCTCCGAGCTCCTCGAGTGGGGCTACGGCCTGATCATCGGCGACTGGGCCCAAGAAAAATCGGCGGCCGTTCCCGACGCAGAGCTGCGAACGCGCCTGGACGTTCGCGCCGCCGCGATGAAACGTCTGCTCGAACAGCGCCTCGGTCGCTGAAGCGCGGGCGCTCTAACAAGCACGCAGCCGAGGGTCGTCGAGCGCCGACGCCCCGCCGAAAGCTGCTAATATCGACGAATGTTCATCGCTCGTTTGCTCGCGGTGCTGGTGACCGGCAGCCGCGTCGAACGGGAGGCGGTCTTGCACGATGCGATCCTGTTGCGGCTCGCGGATGGCACGCTCTGCCAGGGCAGGGCGCTGGTCCTGTCGTCACTCGAACGCGGCGGCGGCGCTACCTACAGGGTCATCGACGCCGGGCCCGACAGCGTGAGCGTCGCGCTCCAGGTTCCCGACGTGCCCGGCCACCTGGAATTCACGCTGCGCGGCGAGGCCGTCGACGGAAAGCTGATCGCGGTCCACGTCGAGGTCTGAACCCTCAGCCTGCCTGGCTGATCCACCGGGAAAACTCGCTGGAAAATAGCCGCGGCACCCGGCGAAGGGCCGCGAGATCCGGTGCACCGCTGAGCAGCATCGCCGCTCGAAGCTCCTCCTCGATGCGATCGAAGAGCGCGTTGGCAGCGTCCACTCCGCCGCTCTCGAGCGCCTTCAACACCGGGCGCGCGAGCCCGGCTGCGTTTGCCCCGAGCGCCACGGCTTTGGCCACGTCGAGCCCCGAGCTGACTCCGCCGGTGGCGAAGACACTGTCGAAGCCATGCCCAGCCACGAACACGAGACTCACCGCAGTCGGGATCCCCCAGTCCCAGAACGTCTCGCCGAGCGCGCGCCGCGAAGCATCCCCGCGATGGGTCTCGACCGCAACCCAGCTGGTCCCTCCGGCGCCAGAGACGTCCACATGCCGCACTCCGCGCGCGCGAAGTCGCCGGGCCACGTTCGCCGAGATGCCGCAGCCCGTCTCCTTGACGACGACCGGCACGGGCAGCTCCCGAACCAGACGCTCCAGAGTGTCGAGCCCGCCGCGAAAGTCTCGATCGCCGCCCATTTGCACCAGCTCCTGGGCTGGGTTCAAGTGCACACACAGCGCGTCGGCGCCGACGGCCTGCACGAGCCCGCCGAGCTCGTCGCTCGACATGGTCGTTGCTTGCACCAGCCCCACGTTGCCCAGCAGCAGCACGTTCGGCGCAACGTCGCGCACCGCGTAGCTAGCGAGCAGCGACGGATCCTTGTGCATGGCGCGCTGACTTCCGAGCCCGAACGCGTATCCCCGTGCTTCCGCCAGCGCAGCGAGGTCTCGGTTGATGCGCCCGGCTCGCTCCGTGCCACCCGTCATTCCCGCGATCAAGATCGGCGCTCTCAGTAGCTTGCCGAGCACGTTCGAGCCGAGGTCGAGCTCATCGACCGCCAGCTCCGGCAGTGCGTTGTGCACGAAGCGCATCTGCTCGAACAACGTCGTGGTCTGACGGAAGCCGACGTCGCCGTGGGCCGCGAGATCCAGGTGGTCGTCCTTGCGCTTTCCGATCTCGCTCATCGAGGAAGAAGCGGGCCACACATGGGCGAAAAAGAGAAGGCGGAAGCGCGGACCGCGAGAGCATTGACAGCCCCGCGGCCGCTCCCTACGCTTTGTCCGGAAAATGCCTAAGAGGTCGAGGACTTCCGCGAGAGGTGGGGGCTCGGCACGCCGCCCGCCGCGAGCCAAGGCAAAGGCGATCGCAAAAAATCCCTTCGCCGCCCTGATGAGCGCCGTTCGTCGCGACGTGGACGCAAAGCTCACGACCTACCTGGGAGCGCGCCTGAGCGCAGCCAAGGCGTACGGCTCTGGGGTCACCGACATGGTGAGCGCCCTGTCGGATCTGACCCTGCGCGGAGGCAAGCGTGCGCGGGCGGCGCTGCTGGTCACGGGCTACCGAGCCGCGAGCGCCAAAGCGAAGCTCGAGCCCGCGCTCGACGCCGGTGTGGCGGTCGAGCTGCTCCACGCCTACTTCCTGGTTCACGACGACTGGATGGACCATGACGAGACCCGGCGCGGGGGTCCGAGTGTTCACGCCGCGCTGTCCCGTCGCCTCCGCTCCCGAGACAAAGGCGAGGCTTCCGCCATCTTGGCCGGAGACTACGCGGTGGCGCTGGCCACCGACGCGCTGGCGCGCGTCGACATCGAGCCAACACGCATGCGGCGTGTGCTCGAGTGTTTCGCAGAGATGCAGATCGACGCGGTGACCGGGCAGCAGCTCGATCTCCTCGCGAACGCCGCCGATGTCGAGAAGGTCTACGTGCTGAAGACGGGCAGCTACACCGTGCGCGGTCCCCTGCGCCTGGGCGCGCTGATGGCCGGCGGCACACCAAGGCTGCTGACCGCGCTCGATCAGTTCGCGCTACCGGTCGGGGTTGCGTATCAGCTCCGCGACGACATCCTGAGTGTGTTCGGGGATCCCAAGACCACGGGCAAACCCTTCGGCAGCGACATCAAATCCGGGAAAAATACCGTGCTGCTCTTGACCGCCCTCAAGCGCGCGCGGGGTCGCGATCATCGGATTTTGAAGGCGGCCACCGGCAATTCGCGGGCCACGGAGGCCGAGCTGCGCCAGGCCGTCGAGGTGATCGAGCGATCCGGCGCCCGCGACTTGGTCGAGGCGCGCATCGACGAGCTGGTGCAATCGGCCCTCGCCGTGCTCCAGAAGGGTCGACTCTCGCCCGATGGGGTGGCGCTGCTCCAAGGCGCCGCGCGGGTGCTCACGCTCAGGCGAAGCTGATGGCTTCTGCCTGCGGCAAGGTCATCCTGCTCGGGGAGCACGCGGTGGTGCACGGAGTCCCGGCCATCGCCGCGGGCATCGAACACGGCGCCAAGGCCAGGGCCGAGCGCGGGGACTCGCCGCTGCTCGAGCTCTCCGGCTCGCTGGTGACTCCAGGCGAGGACCACGAGATCGCGCGGGCGTTCGGCGCACTCTTGACCGAGCTGGGGAGCCCAGCGGTGCGCGTGACGGCGAGCTCCGACCTGCCCATCGGCGCGGGCCTCGGGTCATCGGCTGCGATCGCCGTGGCGATCGCACGCTCCATCCTCGAGCTCGATGGCCAGCCATCCGACGAACGAGCCTTGTCCGCGGCCATGGCCTGGGAGCGGGTCTTTCACGGCAATCCGTCCGGCATCGACACCGCCGCCGCGGCACAGGGCGGCTGCATCTGGTTCACACGGGCCGCAGGCCCCGAATCCCTCGCGCTCGGTGCGCCCCTCACGCTGGCCATCGCAGTCTCCGGGCCGTCGGCCAGCACCAAGAGCATGGTGGAGTCGGTCGCGCGGCTCGCCGAGCGGCGGCCGGACGTCTTCAAAAAAACCCTCTCAGGTATCGAATCCCTCGTGAAAAACGCGCGACTCGCCCTCGAAGCGGGTGATCTGCCGGGCCTCGGTCGCCTGCTTGATCTCAATCAGATGTTATTGGCTGGACTGATGGTCTCGACCGAAGAGATCGAAACCGCCTGCCGCGTCGCCCGCGAGGCCGGTGCCCTCGGCGCCAAGCTCACCGGCGCGGGAGGGGGCGGCGCGGTGGTGGCACTGTGTGATGGCGATCCCGAGCCAGTGCTCGTCGCCTGGCGCAGGCACGGGCTCGAGTGTTTTTCGACACGCGTCGCAAGGCTGGGTGGTGGCAGATGAAACGCGTGCGCGCCGTCGCCTACTCGAACATCGCGCTGGCAAAGTACTGGGGGAAGGCCGACGTGGCCGAGAACCTGCCCGCGACACCCAGTCTCTCGCTCACCCTCGGCGGGCTCCGGACCCTCACCGAGGTCACGTTCGATACCGCACTCGAGCACGACGAGGCCTGGCTTGGGACTGAACCGCTGTCCGGTCGTCCTCTCGCGCGTGTGGTCGCGTTGCTCGACCGAGTGCGAGCCAAGGCCGGGCTCAGCACCCGCGCGAACGTCATCTCGCGCAACGACTTCCCGACCGCAGCCGGCCTGGCATCGAGCGCGTCCGGGTTCGCCGCCCTCGCGCTCTCGGCGTCGAGCGCGGCCGGGCTCGAGCTGTCGCTCGAAGAGCTGAGTGCGCTGGCGCGCGCTTCGAGCGCCTCCGCAGCGCGCTCCCTGTTCGGCGGCTACGCCAGCCTGGCTGCCGGCGCGCGCTCCGCCGAACGCGTGGCGAGCGCCGAGCACTTTCCGCTCAGCATGGTGGTCACCCTCACGGCACGCGGGCCGAAATCCGTCGGCTCGACCGAGGGCATGCAGCACACCGCAAGCACCAGCCCCTACTACCCAGCGTGGGTCGCGCACGCGCCAGCGCTGTTCGAGGAGGTCCGACGGGGTGTGCTCGAGCGCGACATCGAACGCTTGGGCACAGCCATGGAACAGAGTGCACTGATGATGCACGCCTCCATGTTCGCGGCCCGCCCCGCGGTGATCTACCTCCTGCCCACGACGCTGGCGGTGATGACCGCGGTCAAGACACTGCGCGAAGGCGGAGTGCCTGCGTACTACACGATGGATGCCGGACCGCACGTGAAGGTGCTCACGCTGCCCGAGCACAGCTCCCAGGTCAGCGACGTCGTGAGCGCCGTGCCCGGCGTGGAGCGCACCCTGATCAGCAGCGCGGGCCCCGACGCCCACACGACGGACGAAGACCCCCGAGGCGAGGTGTGAAGGCTCGCGCGCCTGGCAAGCTGGTGTTGTCCGGTGCGTACGCGGTGCTCTACGGAGCGCCCGGGATCGTCAGCGCTGTCGACCGCTACGCGATCGCGGACTCGAGTCGCGCGGCGGAGCTCGTGACCCCCGAGGTGCGCGCAGCCATCGGGGATGCTCCAGCGCCGTGGTTCGACGCTTCGGCCTTGCGCGGCCCGCGAGGCAAGCTCGGGCTCGGTTCGAGCGCGGCCATCCTCGTCGCGAGCCTCGCCGCCATCACACTCCGCGCCGGTGCGACCGCCGAAGACACCTCGCTCGGCGACGCGATCCTGGAAACTGCCCTCGAAGCCCACCGCGCGGCCCAGGGTGGCGGCAGTGGGATCGACGTTGCGTGCGCCACGCGCGGCGGAACGCTGGTGTTTCGGCGAACCGCCAGCGACCTTTCGCTCGAAGCCCGTGCTCTTCCCAGCTCGCTCAGCTTCGAGGTCTGGGCCGGCGGGCAGCCCGTTTCGACCGCAGAGTTCGTGCAGCGAGTCGCCGAGCTCGAGACCCGCGACCGCGCGGACTTCGCGCGACAGATGGCGACGCTGACGCTTCACGCGGAGGATGCCGCGCGCGCCCTCGCTGCGGCCGACGGCGCGGCATTGCTCAGCGCACTCGGAGCGCAACGGCGGGCGCTTGGCCGGCTCGGTGAGAGCGCCGGGGTCCCGATCGTGACCCAGGACATCGAGGAGCTGGCCGAGCTGGCGGAGAAGGACGACGCGGTCGTGATCCCGTCCGGCGCCGGAGGGGGCGACGTCGCACTCTACGCAGGACCAGAGCCACCATCACCGGCGCTCGTTGCGCGGAGGAATCGCCTCGGCCACGAGCGCCTCGAGCTCACCCTCGGCGCCCGCGGCGTACATGCATGGGACGGGTCGTGATAAGACCTTCGGACCTTGGCGATGACACGGCCCCTCGACTCTGAACCAGCTGACGACGCGCAAGGTTCGCGCATCGCCGGCTTCTACAAACTCGGCCTGCGCGAGCGCGTGGAGGAAATCGCCGCGCGCGTCGGCATGGCTCCGGAAGAAATCGCGGACGCGGTCCGGGCCGGTGGTCTCGACGTCGCCACCGCCGACAAGGTCGTCGAGAACGTGCTCGGCACGTATGCCATCCCGTTTGGGCTCGCGCTGAACTTCCGCATCAACGGCCGGGACCGGCTGGTGCCGATGGTCGTCGAGGAGCCCAGCGTGATCGCCGCCGCGTCCAATGCCGCCAAGATGGTGCGCGCCGCCGGCGGATTCTCGGCCGAGATGGTCGAGTCCCTGATGACGGGTCAGGTACAGGTCTACGGCGTTCGAAACCCCGCCCGCGCCATCCTGGAGCTCGAGGCCGCGATCCCCGAGCTTCTCTCGATCGGCACGCGCGCGGTACCCAACCTCGTAGAACGTGGTGGTGGGCCGGTGTCCATCGACGTGCGCGATCTGGGTCAGGAGAGCCTCGTGGTCCACGTGCACGTGGACTGCTGCGACGCGATGGGAGCCAACCTGGTCAACTCGATCGCCGAGGCCGTCGGCCCTCGCGTGGCCGAGCTCTCGGGGGGCAAGCTCGGACTCAGGATCCTCACCAACCTGTGCGATCGACGCCGGGTGCGCGCCACCTGCCGCGTGCACGCCAAGGACCTCGCGCTGCCCGAGAGCACCGGCTCCGAGCCGCCCCGCGCGCTGCCGTCGGGCACCCAGATCGTGGACTTGATCGCCGAGGCGTCACGCTTTGCCGAGCTCGACCCGTACCGCGCTGCGACCCACAACAAAGGCATCATGAACGGCATCGACGCTGTCGTTCTGGCCACAGGCAACGATTTCCGCGCTGTCGAAGCCGGCGCGCACTCGTTCGCCGCCGAGTCGGGTCGTTACCGTCCGCTGGCGACCTGGCGCCGTGACGGACACGATCTCTGCGGCACCCTGGAGTTACCGCTGGCCCTCGGCATCGTCGGCGGCACCCTGCGTGTTCATCCCGTCGCCCGACTGTCGCTCAAGATGCTCGGGGTCACCACCGCCGCGGAGCTGCAAGAGGTCGCCGCGTGCGCCGGGCTCGCTTCGAACCTGGCGGCGCTGCGCGCGCTGGCGACCGAGGGCATCCAGCGCGGCCACATGTCGCTGCATGCGCGGGCAGTGGCAACCGCGGCCGGCGCGGTCGGCGCCGAGGTCGAGTGGGTGGCAGCGGCCATCGCCGAGCTCGGTAACATCACCCTCGAAGAGGCAGGACTGCAGCTTCAGAAGAAGAGGAACGAGACGGATGGCTGAGCTCCGCAATGATCTGCTCGAACTGCTCCGACCCGAGCTCGCAGAGCTCTCGGCCTACGCACCGCTCGCGGGCGACTTCACAGTTCGCCTCGACGCCAACGAGGCGCCGCCCTTCCTGTCCGACGCGGCCCGGGCGCGCCTGGCCGAGGTCGCAGGCAGCACCGAGTGGCAGCGCTACCCGGACGCGCGCTCGCTCGCGCTCCGCCACGCCATCGCGGCCCGCACCGGCGTGACCCCGGACGAGGTGATGGCGGGCGTCGGCAGTGACGAGGTGATCTCGGTCTTGCTCACTGCCTTTGCGCGGCCGCGCGGCGAAAGTCCGGTCCCCACCGTGCTCACGACCACTCCGAGCTTCGTGATGTACCGGCAGAGCGCCAAGGTCCGGGGCATGAACTTGATGGAGGTCCCGCTCGACGCGAGCTGGGACCTCGCGGAGTCTTCCTTGCTCCGCGCCATCGAAATCACGCCGCCGAACGTCGTCTTCATCGCGACTCCCAACAACCCGACCGGCAACGCCATGAGCCGGGAGCGCCTGGAGCGTGGGATCGAGGCCGCCGCCGGCGCGCTGGTGATCGTCGACGAGGCGTACGTCGACTACGCAGCGGGCGGCCACCTGGACGCATTCCGCAAGTACCCGAACGTGGCGCTGCTCCGCACCCTCTCGAAGGTCGGGTTTGCAGCGCTGCGCGTGGGCTGGCTGATCGCGCGCCCCGAGATCATCCGGGAGCTGGACAAGGTTCGCTTGCCCTACAACCTGCCGACGGTGTCCCAAGCGGTGGCCACGGCGGTGCTCTCGGAGCTCGGCGGGGAGCTCGAAGCTCTGGTGAAGAGCGTGCGACAGGAGCGAGAGCGCATGACGCGAGCAATCTCGGAGATCGCCGGAGTCACGGTCACACCGAGCCAGGCGAACTTCCTCTGGGTGCGCACCGAACGCCCGGCAGGCGAGGTGTTCGACGCGCTGCTCGAGAAAAAGATCCTGGTGCGGAGCTTCCATGCGCGGGGCGGCAGGCTCGCTCACCAGCTGCGTGTGACCGTGGGCACGCCGGACGAGAACACGCTCTTCCTTCAGGCGCTGCGCGAGGTGGTGTGAGGGCTCACGCCGCGAAGTGGTTCTGCCTCGCCCTCCTGGCTCCGAGCGTGTCGGGCTGCATCTTCGGCGAGGGCTCCGTCACGCGGGTCTACGCCGGACGCAGCGTGGAAGGTCCGTACATCACACCCGAGGCCTACGCACACTATGCCCAGGGTGTGATCGAGGAGAGCCAGGGAAATTTCGCAAAAGCGCAGGCGGAGTATCAACGGGTGCTGCTCGACGACGACTCGAGCGCGGACGTCTGGACGCGGCTGGGCGCGGTATTGTGTGCGACGAGGCAAGAGGCAACCTCGGCCTTTGCGAAGGCCGAAGAGCTCGACCCGAAGTTTGCACCGATGTGGCGCGAACGCGCGCGCTGCACCCTCGCCGGAGGCAACGCCGCGGCCGCGCTGGCGCAGGCGGAGCGCGCAGTCGCCCTCGATCCGGACGACGAGCTCGCATCGCTGACTGTGGCGTCGGCCCTGGCGAAGCTGGGCCGCAACGACGAGGCGCAGCGCTGGGTGCTGGCGCTCTCCCTTCGCGGCCCACCCTCGCCTGCGGTGAAAGAAGCGCTCGGGAGGAGCGTCGCGCCCTCCCCCGCCGCGCCGAGCCCACCCCCAAGATCCGACGCGCTGGGCGCACACTTCTCGAACGAACGCCGCCCGACCCTCGCTGACGTCGATCGCGCGCTCGCCGAGCGCGCCCCGGCTCGGGCACGCCGCCTGGCAAAACTCGTGGGCCTTCGCACGAGCCACCTGGCGCTGCGCGCAGCGGCGCTCGGTGTCACCGACGTGGCCAGGACGGAAGCCGCCCGCGTGCTCGACGCCGATCCGAACGACAGCGATGCGCTGATCGCGGCCCTCTCGGCCGCCTCGCTCGACGGTGACCCCGCGGGCGTCGCGGCCCTCCTCACCCGCGGCGGCGCGGAGCCCCTCGCCCCGAGCAGCCTCGGCGTGCGCTTGTTCGCGGAGCTGCTGCGGCGGCGCGTCGGCAAGGATGCCGCCGCCATCTGGCTCGAAGGCTGGGCCCTTACCAAAGCTCGCGAGCCCCTCGAAGCCCGGGTCGAGGCCCGCGGCGCTCAGTGAATCTTCAGCTTCGGGGGCTTGGGTTTGTCTTCCATCGTCTTCTTGTCGAACTGGAGCTCGAGATCGACGACCGTCGTTTTCCCGGCCTCGACCTTCACCTTCTTCTGAGCCACCGACATGGTCGCGGGCAAGAGCGCGTTGACGCTGACCTCACCCACCGGCACGCCGGTGATCTCGTACTTCCCGTCGAGTCCCGTCACGTCGAAGGTTGCGTACTTGAGCACGAACACGTCCGCGGTCATGAACAGGTGCATCTGATCGATCAGCGTGTATCGACCGGGCACGTGCGGATAGAGCTTCACCGCCGAGCCACCCGGCACTGCGATCATGTCGGCTTTCATCTGCCCCCCCATCAGCTTCGGCACGTACGGCTCGCCGTCCTTGCTGAGCACATCGAGGCGCTGCCCAAACGTCACGCCCACGGTGCGACTGGGAAAAGCACAGCCTTCGGTGTTCAAGGTCACAGCCTGCCCCTTGGCGGGCACGAAGCCCTGGTACTCGGTGACCGTCACGAGCACATCGGCCAGACTCCGCAGCATGCCCTCTCGAAACAACCGCCCGTAGACGACGCGGGCTCCCTTGCACTTGTCGGAGATCTTCTCCGTCACCTCGAGCAGCGCCGGCGGCGGATCTCCCTTCATCACGATGGACCCGCGCAGCGTTCCCGTGGGCCCGGAGTAAGGCTGCTCCCCCTTCGGATTCACCTGCGCGCGCACCGAATCCTCGGAGAACGGCGTGGCATTCATGACGGGGGCAGATGCGGAGGGCACCGGGGCGGCGCTCTGTGTGGCGCTCGGGGTTGGCCCACCGGCGCCCGGGGAGCGCTCACAACCGCCGACCCAGGTGGCAAGGGCGGCAACCAAGGTGGCGAGGCGAAGGCGTGGGGCGGGCATCTGGGGGGCTCCAATTCCGGGCGGGGAGGCGCTTCAAGTTACCGAATCATAAAGTGATTTCAAAGCCGAGCGGGGCAGGGTAGAAATCACGTCGCTGTGCGTACCACGGCGCGTAGCAAAGCGCGGACCCGATCGTTCGGGATGTTTGAGAACCCGCTTCAAGCTGTGTAACGTCCGGACGCCCATAGCTCGGGCCCGAGATAAGGAACCGTCGATGCAGACTCGATCCCGCTCGTTCACCGTCCTTGCCTGCACCGCGCTCATCGCCGGCGCACTGCTCGCCTGCAAGAAGAAGACTCCGCCGCCGACGCCGGATCCCGGAGTGGGCACGGGCACCGGAACCGGCACGGGCACCGGAACGGGCACGGGCACGGGTACCGGAACCGGCACCACGCCGAGCTTCGACTCGACCAAACTCTACAAGGTGGGAGAGACCGCCAAGGCCCCAGACTTCTCGATGAGCATCGAGAACGTCAAGGAGTGCAAGGTCCCGTACTACTTCAAGCCCAAGAAGGGGAACATCAAGCTGGGCGTCGAGGTCCAGATCGAGGGTTCCGCCGACAAAGACGTGCCGGTGAACCCCTTCTACGCGAAGATCACCGACGGCGAGGGTTACTCGTACACCAGCACCTTCGGTGGCTGTGATCCCGAGCTGAAGAGTGTGCGCGTGACCAAGGCGGAGAAGGCCAAGGGCTGGATCACCTTCGAGGTCCCGCAGAAGGCGAGCAACCTGAAGCTCACCTACAACCCGTTCATCATCAGCACGGTGAAGCAAGAAGTGAAGTTCGACCTGGGTCGCTGATCGCAACTCAGTCGTGACAGCGGGGCGCTCTCGGGCGCCCCGTTTTCGTTTTGTAGGACCGGCGTCGCGCGGGTGCGCGGGGCTCAGCGAGCCGAGACCACGATCTTCGCTGCGCTCGCCATGTCGAGCGACCAACCCGGGGCGATGCCCAGCGCGAAGACGAGCACCGCCGCGATGACCAGCGCGCTCGAGACGAACGCCGACCGCATCGGCACGGCAAGCTCGGCTCCGGGCGCCGGTTCACGCATGTACATGAACACCATCACCCGCAGGTAGTAGTAGGCGCCAACCAGGCTGTTCAGCAGGCCAATGACGGCGAGCACGTACAGCTCGGCGTCCATGGCCGCGCGGAAAACGTAGATCTTGCCGAAGAATCCAGCGGTCGGCGGCATGCCCGCCAGGGACATCAGGAACAAGCTGAAGGCGAGCGCAGCGGACGGGTGGCGCTTGGCGAGCCCCGCCAGATCTTCGTAGCTGGTCGCTTCGGCGCCGCGGCTGCCGCACAAGATCAAGGCGCCGAAGGCCCCAGCGGTCGAGACCGTGTAGGTGAGCAAGTAGAAGAGCACACTCGCCTGACCGTCTGCCGAACGCATCGTCGAGACGACGCCGACGAGCGCGTAGCCCGCGTGCGCGATCGACGAGTACGCCAGCATGCGCTTGACCGAGCTCTGACGCCCGGCGACCAGGTTGGCGACGGTCATCGACAAGACGGCCAAGGTCGCCAGGACCGGAGGCCAGCCGGTGCCCCAGCTCATCAGGCGGGCGTCACCAAAGGCAACGACCACCACACGCAGGAGCACGGCGAAGGCCGCGGCCTTCACGGCCACAGCCATGAAGCTCGTCGCGGGAGTGGGCGCCCCCTCGTAGGCGTCCGGCGTCCACATGTGGAACGGCACTGCGCTCACCTTGAACGCAAGACCGGTCAGCGTCAGCACCACTGCGAGCAGCACCGGCGCAACCGGCACCACACTCCCGGGCTGCCCGATGGTCTTGATGGCCTCGCCGATGCCCACCAGATCGGTGTGCCCCGTTGCGCCGTACAAGAGCGCTGCCCCGAAGAGCATCAGCGCCGCGGCAAAGCTACCGAGCAAGAAATATTTGACGGCGGCCTCGGCCGCTCGCGCGCTGCGCCGGAGGCCGACCATGCAGTACACACCGAGGGACATGGTCTCGAGCGCGACGAACAGCGTGAGCAGATCGCCGGCCGCGGCCAGGGTCATCGCTCCCACGGTGCTGAGCAGCAGGAGCGGGAAGAACTCGGAGCGATCGATGCCGTGCTCCGGCAAATAACCGCCGGCCAGGAGCGCAGCGAAGGCCCCGCCGATGGAGAGCACGAAGCAGAAGAAGACGGTGAAACGGTCCATCACCAGGTACGGGCGCGTTGCCTCGAGCCCCGGGAGGTTCTCCGGACCGACCATCCAGACGCCGATGCTGAACGCGGCGCCGGCCATCAGCACGACCGCGGCGACGAGCGCCAGCTCACCGGAGCGGCCGGAGCCGGCGTCCGCTGGGTTGTCGCTGTCCGCGGGTGCCTTGCCGAAGGCCTCCGCCAGCATCAAGAGCAACGTGCCGAGCCCGACGACGAGCATCGGGGAGAGGCCGAACCAGAGGGTCAATGGGCACCTCCCGTCGGCCGCTCTTGGCCACCTGGGGCAAGTGCCGCGGTCTGGCTGTCGTCCTTCTTGTCGCCGCTAGCGTCGGCGGGCTTCGGCGGCTCAGGATAACCGGTCTCGAGCATGCCACCCTTGCGGGGCCGAAGCCGAGCCTTCGCCCCCGGCGTCATGTCCATGTAG is part of the Myxococcales bacterium genome and encodes:
- a CDS encoding type 2 isopentenyl-diphosphate Delta-isomerase; this encodes MSEIGKRKDDHLDLAAHGDVGFRQTTTLFEQMRFVHNALPELAVDELDLGSNVLGKLLRAPILIAGMTGGTERAGRINRDLAALAEARGYAFGLGSQRAMHKDPSLLASYAVRDVAPNVLLLGNVGLVQATTMSSDELGGLVQAVGADALCVHLNPAQELVQMGGDRDFRGGLDTLERLVRELPVPVVVKETGCGISANVARRLRARGVRHVDVSGAGGTSWVAVETHRGDASRRALGETFWDWGIPTAVSLVFVAGHGFDSVFATGGVSSGLDVAKAVALGANAAGLARPVLKALESGGVDAANALFDRIEEELRAAMLLSGAPDLAALRRVPRLFSSEFSRWISQAG
- a CDS encoding polyprenyl synthetase family protein; its protein translation is MSAVRRDVDAKLTTYLGARLSAAKAYGSGVTDMVSALSDLTLRGGKRARAALLVTGYRAASAKAKLEPALDAGVAVELLHAYFLVHDDWMDHDETRRGGPSVHAALSRRLRSRDKGEASAILAGDYAVALATDALARVDIEPTRMRRVLECFAEMQIDAVTGQQLDLLANAADVEKVYVLKTGSYTVRGPLRLGALMAGGTPRLLTALDQFALPVGVAYQLRDDILSVFGDPKTTGKPFGSDIKSGKNTVLLLTALKRARGRDHRILKAATGNSRATEAELRQAVEVIERSGARDLVEARIDELVQSALAVLQKGRLSPDGVALLQGAARVLTLRRS
- the mvk gene encoding mevalonate kinase, which gives rise to MASACGKVILLGEHAVVHGVPAIAAGIEHGAKARAERGDSPLLELSGSLVTPGEDHEIARAFGALLTELGSPAVRVTASSDLPIGAGLGSSAAIAVAIARSILELDGQPSDERALSAAMAWERVFHGNPSGIDTAAAAQGGCIWFTRAAGPESLALGAPLTLAIAVSGPSASTKSMVESVARLAERRPDVFKKTLSGIESLVKNARLALEAGDLPGLGRLLDLNQMLLAGLMVSTEEIETACRVAREAGALGAKLTGAGGGGAVVALCDGDPEPVLVAWRRHGLECFSTRVARLGGGR
- the mvaD gene encoding diphosphomevalonate decarboxylase, whose protein sequence is MKRVRAVAYSNIALAKYWGKADVAENLPATPSLSLTLGGLRTLTEVTFDTALEHDEAWLGTEPLSGRPLARVVALLDRVRAKAGLSTRANVISRNDFPTAAGLASSASGFAALALSASSAAGLELSLEELSALARASSASAARSLFGGYASLAAGARSAERVASAEHFPLSMVVTLTARGPKSVGSTEGMQHTASTSPYYPAWVAHAPALFEEVRRGVLERDIERLGTAMEQSALMMHASMFAARPAVIYLLPTTLAVMTAVKTLREGGVPAYYTMDAGPHVKVLTLPEHSSQVSDVVSAVPGVERTLISSAGPDAHTTDEDPRGEV
- a CDS encoding hydroxymethylglutaryl-CoA reductase, degradative gives rise to the protein MTRPLDSEPADDAQGSRIAGFYKLGLRERVEEIAARVGMAPEEIADAVRAGGLDVATADKVVENVLGTYAIPFGLALNFRINGRDRLVPMVVEEPSVIAAASNAAKMVRAAGGFSAEMVESLMTGQVQVYGVRNPARAILELEAAIPELLSIGTRAVPNLVERGGGPVSIDVRDLGQESLVVHVHVDCCDAMGANLVNSIAEAVGPRVAELSGGKLGLRILTNLCDRRRVRATCRVHAKDLALPESTGSEPPRALPSGTQIVDLIAEASRFAELDPYRAATHNKGIMNGIDAVVLATGNDFRAVEAGAHSFAAESGRYRPLATWRRDGHDLCGTLELPLALGIVGGTLRVHPVARLSLKMLGVTTAAELQEVAACAGLASNLAALRALATEGIQRGHMSLHARAVATAAGAVGAEVEWVAAAIAELGNITLEEAGLQLQKKRNETDG